From the genome of Phocoena phocoena chromosome 18, mPhoPho1.1, whole genome shotgun sequence, one region includes:
- the PCDH20 gene encoding LOW QUALITY PROTEIN: protocadherin-20 (The sequence of the model RefSeq protein was modified relative to this genomic sequence to represent the inferred CDS: inserted 2 bases in 1 codon) → MRGRGDARSSRALPMSWRPATWHPRLDMGRLSRSRSSTNHRNLPHLLLFFLFVGPFNCLASYSRATELLYSLNEGLPAGVLIGSLAEDLRLVQGAGRQDXPEHNGAERNPPLSFSLASQGLSGQYVILDNRSGELHTSAQEIDREALCLEGGGGAAWRSSISISSSPSADSCLLLLDVLVLPQEYFRFVKVKIAIRDINDNAPQFPVSEISVWVPENAPVNTRLAIEHPAMDRDTGTNGVQTYRLLDYHRMFTLDVEENENGERTPYLIVMGLLDRETQDQYVSIIIAEDGGSPPLLGSATLTIGISDINDNCPLFTDSQINATVYGNATVGTPIAAVQAVDRDLGNNAQVTYSYSQKVPQVSKDLFHLDENTGVIKLFSKIGGSVLQTHKLTILANGPGCIPAMITALVTIIKVIFRPPEIVPRYIANEIDGIVYLKELEPVKTPIAFFTIRDPEGKYKVNCYLDGEGPFRLSPYKPYSNEYLLETTKPMDYELQQFYEIAVVAWNSEGFHVKKMIKVQLLDDNDNAPIFLQPLVELTIEENNSPNAFLTKLDATDADSGERGQVSYFLGPDAPSYFSLDSVTGVLTVSTQLDREEKEKYKYTVRAVDSGKPPKESVATVAITVLDKNDNSPRFINKDFSFFVPENFPGYGEIGIISVTDADAGQNGWVALSVVNQSDIFVIDTGKGMLRAKVSLDREQQSSYTLWVEAVDGGEPPLSSTTKITILLLDINDNPPLVLFPQSNMSYLLVLPSTLPGSPVTEVYAIDKDTGMNAVIAYSIIGRRGPRPESFRIDPKTGNITLEEALLQTDYGLHRLLVKVSDHGYPEPLHSTVMVNLFVNDTVSNESYIESLLRKEPEINIEEKEPQISIEPTHRKVEPVSCMPTLVALSVISLGSITLVTGMGIYICLRGKRHHREDENLEVQIQLKGKIDLHMRERKPMDISNI, encoded by the exons ATGCGCGGCCGAGGGGATGCGCGCAGCTCGCGGGCCCTGCCAATGAGCTGGCGCCCGGCGACCTGGCACCCGCGCCTGGATATGGGGCGTCTAAGTCGTTCCAGGAGCAGTACCAACCACAGAAACCTACCG CATCTgcttctgtttttcctcttcGTGGGACCCTTCAACTGCCTGGCGAGTTACAGCCGGGCCACGGAGCTTCTGTACAGCCTGAACGAGGGACTGCCTGCGGGGGTGCTCATCGGCAGCCTGGCCGAGGACCTGCGGCTGGTGCaaggagcagggaggcagga cCCGGAGCACAACGGCGCCGAGCGGaaccctcctctctccttcagCCTGGCCTCCCAGGGACTGAGTGGTCAGTACGTGATCCTAGACAATCGCTCCGGGGAGCTGCACACTTCTGCCCAGGAGATCGACAGGGAGGCCCTGTGTCTTGAAGGAGGTGGAGGGGCTGCCTGGCGGAGCAGCATTTCCATCTCCTCTTCGCCTTCCGCTGACTCTTGTCTTTTGCTTCTGGATGTACTGGTCCTGCCTCAGGAATACTTTAGGTTTGTGAAGGTGAAAATCGCTATCCGGGACATCAATGACAATGCCCCACAGTTCCCTGTTTCCGAAATATCGGTTTGGGTCCCAGAAAATGCACCTGTAAACACCCGGCTGGCCATAGAGCATCCTGCCATGGACCGAGATACAGGCACTAACGGAGTTCAGACCTACCGCTTGCTGGACTACCATCGTATGTTCACCCTGGACGTGGAGGAGAATGAGAATGGGGAGCGAACACCCTACCTAATTGTCATGGGACTGTTGGACAGGGAGACCCAGGACCAGTATGTGAGCATCATCATAGCTGAGGATGGTGGGTCTCCACCACTGTTGGGCAGTGCCACCCTCACCATTGGCATAAGTGACATTAATGACAATTGCCCTCTCTTCACAGACTCACAAATCAATGCCACTGTGTATGGGAATGCTACAGTCGGCACACCGATTGCAGCTGTCCAGGCTGTGGACAGAGACTTGGGAAACAATGCTCAGGTCACCTACTCTTACAGCCAGAAAGTTCCACAAGTATCCAAGGATTTATTCCATCTGGATGAAAACACTGGAGTCATTAAACTTTTCAGTAAGATTGGGGGAAGTGTTCTGCAAACACACAAGCTCACCATTCTTGCTAATGGGCCGGGCTGCATTCCTGCTATGATAACTGCCCTGGTGACCATTATCAAAGTCATTTTCAGACCACCTGAAATTGTCCCTCGTTATATAGCGAATGAGATAGATGGTATTGTTTACCTGAAAGAACTGGAACCTGTTAAAActccaattgcatttttcacCATAAGAGATCCAGAAGGTAAATACAAGGTTAACTGCTACTTGGATGGTGAAGGACCATTTAGGTTATCACCCTACAAACCATACAGTAATGAATATCTGCTAGAAACCACAAAACCTATGGATTATGAGCTACAGCAGTTCTATGAAATAGCTGTGGTAGCCTGGAACTCTGAGGGATTTCATGtcaaaaaaatgattaaagtgcAACTTTTAGATGACAATGATAATGCTCCTATTTTCCTTCAACCCTTGGTGGAACTAACCATTGAAGAAAACAACTCACCTAATGCCTTTTTGACTAAGCTAGATGCTACAGATGCTGACAGTGGAGAGAGGGGACAAGTTTCATATTTTCTGGGACCTGATGCTCCATCATACTTTTCCTTAGACAGTGTCACAGGAGTTCTGACAGTTTCTACTCAGCTGGAtcgagaagagaaagaaaagtacaagTACACAGTCAGAGCTGTTGACTCTGGGAAGCCACCCAAAGAATCAGTAGCCACCGTGGCTATCACAGTGTTGGATAAAAATGACAACAGTCCTAGGTTCATCAACAAGGACTTCAGCTTCTTTGTGCCAGAAAACTTTCCAGGATATGGTGAAATTGGAATAATTAGTGTAACAGATGCCGATGCTGGGCAAAATGGATGGGTTGCCCTCTCCGTGGTGAACCAGAGTGATATTTTTGTCATAGACACAGGAAAGGGCATGCTGAGAGCCAAAGTCTCTTTGGACAGAGAGCAGCAAAGCTCCTATACTTTGTGGGTTGAAGCTGTTGATGGAGGTGAGCCTCCCCTCTCCTCTACCACAAAAATCACAATTCTCCTTCTAGATATCAATGACAACCCACCTCTTGTTTTATTTCCTCAATCTAACATGTCTTACCTGTTGGTTTTACCTTCTACTCTCCCTGGCTCCCCAGTTACAGAGGTCTATGCAATTGACAAAGACACAGGCATGAATGCTGTCATAGCTTACAGCATCATAGGGAGAAGAGGTCCTAGGCCTGAGTCATTTAGGATTGACCCTAAAACTGGCAACATTACTTTGGAAGAGGCATTGCTGCAGACAGATTATGGGCTCCATCGTTTACTGGTGAAAGTGAGTGATCACGGTTATCCCGAACCTCTCCATTCCACGGTCATGGTGAACCTATTTGTCAATGACACTGTCAGTAATGAGAGCTACATCGAGAGTCTTTTAAGAAAGGAACCAGAAATTAACATAGAGGAGAAAGAACCACAAATCTCAATAGAACCGACTCACAGGAAAGTTGAGCCTGTGTCTTGTATGCCCACCTTAGTAGCTCTGTCTGTAATAAGCTTGGGTTCTATCACTCTCGTAACAGGGATGGGCATATACATCTGTTTGAGAGGGAAAAGGCATCACAGGGAGGATGAAAATTTGGAAGTACAAattcaattaaaaggaaaaattgacttGCATATGAGAGAGAGGAAACCAATGGATATTtctaatatttga